One segment of Rhodopirellula baltica SH 1 DNA contains the following:
- a CDS encoding AAA family ATPase, with amino-acid sequence MDKENLTETSWMNAPESNSAAIGEADLNLLHDARRRVIEELGKIIVGQEEVIDEILICLFSRGHVLLEGVPGLAKTLMISTLAKTLDLSFSRIQFTPDLMPADVTGTEIMEEDRATGHRELRFMPGPLFANVVLADEINRTPPKTQASLLEAMQERQVTAGRERHQLDDPFFVLATQNPIEQEGTYPLPEAQQDRFMFKIYVDYPSFDEEFEVARRTTGTATAEAEPVLRGEEILRLQQLVRQVPVSDHIVRYALSLVRQTRVGGEGVPDFVEDLVGWGAGPRAVQFLILGGKARALLQGRHHVQVEDIQALAPPVLRHRMVVNFAAESEGITSDEVVARIIDATPTTEDELSRDARFQKIFAS; translated from the coding sequence TTGGACAAAGAGAACTTGACTGAGACATCCTGGATGAATGCACCTGAATCGAATTCCGCTGCCATTGGCGAAGCGGACCTCAACCTGCTTCATGACGCTCGCCGGCGAGTGATAGAAGAGTTGGGCAAGATCATTGTCGGCCAAGAAGAAGTCATCGACGAGATTCTGATTTGTTTGTTCAGCCGTGGCCACGTTTTGTTGGAAGGCGTGCCTGGTTTGGCAAAGACGCTGATGATCAGCACGCTGGCGAAGACGCTGGATCTTTCGTTCAGTCGAATCCAATTCACACCTGACTTGATGCCTGCCGACGTGACCGGCACCGAGATCATGGAAGAGGATCGTGCGACCGGGCATCGCGAATTGCGATTCATGCCTGGGCCATTGTTTGCCAATGTGGTGTTGGCCGATGAGATCAACCGGACGCCGCCTAAGACGCAAGCATCTCTGCTCGAAGCGATGCAAGAACGACAAGTCACGGCGGGGCGCGAGCGGCACCAACTCGATGACCCGTTCTTTGTGTTGGCAACCCAGAACCCGATTGAGCAAGAAGGCACTTACCCGCTGCCCGAAGCTCAGCAAGACCGGTTCATGTTCAAGATCTACGTCGATTACCCTTCGTTTGACGAAGAGTTCGAAGTGGCTCGGCGAACCACCGGAACCGCAACCGCCGAAGCGGAACCCGTTCTTCGCGGCGAAGAGATTTTGCGATTGCAGCAGCTCGTCCGACAGGTTCCCGTCAGCGACCACATCGTTCGATACGCGTTGTCGCTGGTCCGCCAAACCCGCGTTGGTGGTGAAGGTGTGCCGGACTTCGTGGAAGATCTGGTTGGCTGGGGTGCTGGGCCTCGAGCGGTTCAGTTTCTGATCCTTGGTGGCAAGGCTCGCGCGTTGTTGCAAGGTCGCCACCATGTGCAAGTCGAAGACATTCAAGCTCTCGCACCGCCCGTTCTGCGTCACCGGATGGTGGTGAACTTTGCCGCTGAAAGCGAAGGCATTACCAGCGACGAAGTGGTCGCCCGAATCATTGATGCCACCCCGACGACCGAGGACGAATTGTCTCGCGATGCCCGATTCCAAAAGATATTTGCGTCCTGA
- a CDS encoding DUF58 domain-containing protein, producing MRPEVTARIRRLELTARRVVEGFLSGMHRSPYFGQSIEFLQHRQYVAGDELRHIDWKVYARQDRLHIKQYEEETNLRLQLLVDCSGSMSYGDGDENKLEYAASLAASLAYLALRQKDACGLYTFDTQLRDSVPAKSSQHQLNRMLTCLASADHEGETKLDHVAKQLASAIPRAGVVCVISDLLGVEELQEGLRVLRARGHDVALIHVLHDDEMDFDFTGATRFEGLEVESALNCNPAALREGYLEALDDFLEKTRRACGRLKIDYLQVRTSEPLDAVLARFLSARQALPKLRN from the coding sequence TTGCGTCCTGAGGTCACCGCTCGCATTCGCCGATTGGAATTGACTGCTCGGCGAGTGGTGGAGGGTTTTCTTTCAGGGATGCACCGAAGTCCTTACTTCGGTCAATCGATCGAATTTCTGCAACACCGCCAGTATGTCGCTGGCGATGAGTTGCGGCACATCGATTGGAAGGTGTACGCGCGTCAAGATCGGCTGCACATCAAACAGTACGAAGAAGAAACCAACTTGCGATTGCAGTTGTTGGTCGATTGCAGCGGCAGCATGTCGTACGGCGATGGTGACGAAAACAAGTTGGAATACGCAGCGTCACTCGCGGCGTCGTTGGCGTACCTCGCCCTTCGTCAAAAAGATGCTTGTGGGTTGTACACTTTTGACACGCAGCTTCGCGACAGCGTGCCTGCTAAGTCCAGTCAACATCAACTCAACCGCATGTTGACTTGTCTCGCATCGGCGGATCACGAGGGCGAGACAAAACTCGATCATGTCGCCAAGCAACTTGCATCGGCAATACCTCGAGCGGGCGTCGTGTGCGTGATCTCCGATTTGCTGGGTGTGGAAGAGTTGCAGGAAGGCCTGAGAGTCTTGCGTGCTCGCGGTCATGACGTGGCGTTGATACATGTTTTGCACGATGACGAAATGGATTTCGACTTCACCGGAGCAACCCGGTTTGAAGGACTGGAAGTCGAGTCTGCTCTGAATTGCAATCCGGCCGCGCTCCGCGAAGGCTATCTCGAAGCTTTGGATGACTTCTTGGAAAAGACCCGGCGAGCTTGTGGCCGTTTGAAGATCGATTATTTGCAAGTCCGTACCAGCGAACCGCTCGACGCCGTGTTGGCACGGTTTCTGTCGGCGAGGCAAGCACTTCCCAAACTTCGTAATTGA
- a CDS encoding BatA domain-containing protein, whose product MFLYPALSIGFAFVAVPLLVHLINLLRHRRTKWAAMEFLLASYRKQRRWIVLRQLLLLLSRLAVAALLIALLAGLVGGREWIGALGGQTSHHVIILDDSYSMQQIVSRRGAEEGGVDADATGVVGNTAYDRALASVSGLVKRLAADGDNHTLTVMRASRAAMVSAGENASADVAADLSAQTISPDGRQVDRLMATRASSLRTDLVPAIDLASDLIAATTADTQTLYVVSDFSQRDWAAPRRMAEALESVDQAGAKIRMIDCVENRTGNTTRNLAITDLSPTPDVWVAGVPVVVNVTVKNYSPREATNVALSASVITYGDQVKTADPTVTVSGEIQNLPVILIDSIPGGQQLTKSFQIFVNQVGTHVVKVDLPADALEIDNSRVCTIPLVDAQRVLVIDGGDSDEIGAYHVASVLDPGSQVRIGAIPEVQPVTMLRDVTTEQLSRYRAVYLIDVPELSKRAVDALKQYVSDGGGLAWFLGDDVDADNYNNMVGGKAGGLLPFDIAPTLDLGGEAGESPKLVLGKNADLLGPIASAGNGIFGLVSIRRQWVPAVSPAEELREELTGDEAEVELTQSNVQTLLARADETPVATLHGMGQGRVVTVTTGLDGNWNNWPGDPTFVVFLLQSNAMLFSGSAPPTSRVVDSVAEIDVPSESYLPTVVLLPPANEPPRLEIELEAESSESTIKVSPRELIVADQAGLDELLMPGTIEWQRTGTDGQTSVMPVASVLNVGESDLARVTSAEVIRDLLPLDVEFLSPGDWGGSGVGGGMSTFLLILLILLVLMLAIEQALAAWASYHVRPTSDGAIGSRRNRGRRTSSASELPRPAPRGRSRKRTVGTSTHSGNGSGDAASSANSSTAGASR is encoded by the coding sequence TTGTTCCTTTATCCCGCCCTATCGATTGGTTTCGCGTTCGTCGCGGTGCCGCTCTTGGTCCACTTGATCAACTTGCTTCGGCATCGCCGAACCAAGTGGGCGGCGATGGAATTTTTGCTTGCCAGTTATCGCAAGCAACGTCGTTGGATCGTTCTGCGACAACTGTTGTTGTTGCTGTCGCGTTTGGCTGTCGCGGCACTGCTGATCGCCTTGTTGGCCGGATTGGTTGGCGGACGCGAATGGATCGGGGCACTGGGAGGTCAGACGTCGCATCATGTGATCATTCTCGACGACAGCTACTCGATGCAGCAAATCGTTTCGCGTCGAGGTGCTGAAGAAGGCGGGGTGGACGCTGATGCAACCGGCGTCGTCGGAAACACCGCATACGACCGAGCGTTGGCGTCGGTGTCTGGGTTGGTCAAACGTTTGGCCGCCGATGGTGACAATCACACGTTGACAGTGATGCGTGCCAGTCGAGCCGCGATGGTATCGGCCGGCGAGAATGCATCTGCTGACGTGGCAGCTGACCTATCCGCACAGACGATTTCACCCGATGGAAGACAAGTCGATCGTTTGATGGCGACTCGAGCCTCTTCGCTGCGAACCGATTTGGTTCCCGCGATAGATTTGGCATCGGACTTGATCGCCGCCACGACCGCGGACACGCAAACGCTGTATGTCGTCAGTGATTTTTCCCAACGAGATTGGGCTGCACCCCGGCGCATGGCGGAGGCTCTGGAATCAGTCGATCAAGCGGGCGCAAAGATCCGCATGATCGACTGCGTTGAAAACCGAACCGGCAACACCACTCGCAACTTGGCAATCACGGATTTGAGTCCGACGCCCGATGTTTGGGTCGCAGGCGTTCCCGTGGTCGTCAACGTCACGGTGAAGAACTATTCACCTCGTGAAGCGACAAACGTGGCATTGTCCGCCAGCGTCATCACGTACGGCGATCAAGTCAAAACGGCGGACCCGACGGTTACGGTCAGTGGCGAAATTCAAAATTTGCCAGTGATTTTGATCGACTCGATTCCCGGCGGTCAGCAGCTGACCAAGTCGTTTCAGATCTTTGTCAATCAAGTTGGAACGCACGTCGTCAAAGTCGATTTGCCAGCTGATGCGTTGGAGATTGATAATTCACGAGTTTGCACAATTCCGTTGGTCGACGCTCAGCGAGTTTTGGTCATCGATGGTGGTGACTCAGACGAGATTGGCGCTTACCACGTCGCCTCAGTATTGGATCCCGGCAGCCAGGTTCGGATCGGTGCGATTCCGGAGGTTCAGCCTGTCACGATGTTGCGTGATGTGACGACGGAGCAGTTGTCGCGATACCGAGCGGTTTATTTGATCGATGTTCCCGAGCTTTCGAAGCGTGCGGTCGATGCTCTGAAGCAATACGTGAGTGATGGGGGTGGATTGGCGTGGTTCTTGGGCGACGACGTCGATGCTGACAACTACAACAACATGGTCGGCGGCAAAGCCGGTGGGCTTTTACCGTTTGACATCGCCCCGACCTTGGATCTCGGTGGCGAGGCCGGAGAATCGCCCAAGTTGGTGCTCGGCAAGAACGCTGATTTGCTGGGCCCGATCGCTTCGGCAGGCAACGGCATTTTTGGATTGGTCAGTATTCGTCGGCAATGGGTGCCCGCGGTGTCTCCCGCCGAAGAACTCCGCGAAGAGTTGACGGGTGACGAAGCGGAAGTCGAGCTGACTCAGTCAAACGTTCAGACACTGTTGGCTCGAGCCGATGAAACCCCGGTCGCGACACTGCACGGGATGGGGCAGGGCCGAGTGGTGACGGTCACGACAGGACTGGATGGCAATTGGAACAACTGGCCGGGCGATCCAACGTTTGTGGTGTTCTTGCTGCAAAGCAACGCGATGTTGTTCAGCGGTTCGGCTCCACCGACCAGTCGAGTGGTCGATTCGGTTGCTGAAATTGATGTGCCTAGTGAAAGCTATCTGCCGACGGTTGTGTTGTTGCCGCCCGCCAATGAACCGCCTCGGTTGGAAATCGAGTTGGAAGCCGAATCCAGTGAATCGACGATCAAGGTTTCGCCGCGCGAATTGATCGTCGCGGACCAAGCTGGTTTGGATGAGTTGCTGATGCCCGGCACGATCGAGTGGCAGCGTACCGGAACGGATGGGCAAACCAGCGTGATGCCGGTGGCGTCTGTGTTGAACGTCGGCGAGTCGGATTTGGCTCGGGTCACCAGCGCCGAAGTGATTCGAGACTTGTTGCCTTTGGATGTCGAGTTTCTTTCGCCGGGCGACTGGGGAGGTTCGGGTGTTGGCGGCGGGATGTCAACTTTCCTGCTGATTTTGCTGATACTGCTGGTGTTGATGTTGGCAATCGAGCAAGCCCTCGCGGCTTGGGCTTCGTATCACGTTCGGCCAACGAGCGACGGTGCTATCGGAAGTCGAAGGAATCGCGGACGACGAACCAGTTCGGCATCGGAGTTGCCTCGTCCGGCGCCGCGAGGGCGTTCTCGAAAGCGGACGGTTGGAACATCCACTCATAGCGGAAATGGATCTGGCGACGCAGCGTCCAGTGCGAATTCATCCACGGCGGGAGCATCGCGATGA
- a CDS encoding vWA domain-containing protein has translation MNPSEQVVYEFARATSLDGWWVWAAVVLGLAVAYLTCIFYYKRDVGELRRPVRWTLIGLRLVAITALVFLFFDLVRRTERRVTRPSEVIVMVDTSQSMSLPSGDSIEAPSRVERARELVADSELVQSFAKEHRTSVYLFDQATEPRLVQTKFDQEDTSANKQSLNEEAFAEPVSPFVLFGGFCLVISAIASLVAFSMGIFGIGQSKKSGRRLTKATSAETPGSASAIGWSLLAAAITLVIGIVSIGGVYAVHTDRSLAQLFGRESTAESQPEEMDSKSNETGDGAEEESNSPTMKAVDWDEVIVAGGAQSRIGDALRSVLVDHDPTTLAGVIVITDGQNNGGATLSSALALARRGEVAVYPVGLGSSQPPTNIRVVDLEVPRRVYPGDKFVVASVLQATGTSPLEVDVELVDALDTGDEGAAADAEGNPTDAATSLPGGVVLETQRVKLEPDATLTDIRFEVEPQTVGRRRLAVRVVAPVEDRNATDNMQTARYEVVARKLRVLAIAGGPTREYRFVRNLLFRDESVQLDVWLQTGIQGMSQDADELLARFPETAEELFEYDAVVMFDPDWSAIDSASLDLMDRFMTQQAGGLVLVAGPVFHPKISGDRADPRSSQIAAFFPVNLATRGPLLGGGRQGGSEAWPLKFTPEASQAEFLWVGDTPEDSFEVWQEFGGFYDYVGVKSAKPGAKVYAYFSDPTTEVSGSLPIFMASQFYGAGRVFFQGSGEVWRLRAGGDRYFDSYYTKLIRWVSEGRLLRDSNRGVLLVDSDRAMVGQNIALRAVLVDDQFQPLTEPSVTAKLLAPDGKIKDLKLTPAADSPRGGTYTGNFVVTKSGGYEIQLAVGDALDEQLLRQSVQVRLPTSELERPRRADDELSNLASTTRGEYVPVDESTSMSEVKAKLAEAIVPQSQVTLLAGTPDSAFTLRRNAVLMWLIASVLTFEWVTRRLHRLA, from the coding sequence ATGAACCCTTCAGAACAAGTAGTCTACGAATTCGCGAGAGCGACCAGCCTGGACGGATGGTGGGTCTGGGCCGCCGTGGTTTTGGGTTTGGCCGTCGCTTATTTAACATGCATTTTCTATTACAAGCGAGATGTTGGCGAGCTTCGTCGCCCGGTGCGATGGACGCTGATCGGTTTGCGTTTGGTTGCCATCACAGCTCTCGTGTTCTTGTTCTTTGATTTGGTTCGGCGTACCGAGCGGCGGGTGACGCGGCCGAGCGAAGTCATCGTGATGGTTGATACCAGTCAAAGCATGTCGCTGCCGTCCGGTGATTCGATTGAGGCTCCATCGCGAGTCGAGCGAGCACGAGAATTGGTCGCTGATTCGGAGCTGGTTCAATCGTTCGCGAAAGAGCATCGGACGAGTGTCTATCTGTTCGATCAGGCGACCGAGCCTCGTTTGGTGCAAACCAAATTCGACCAAGAGGACACATCCGCCAACAAGCAATCCTTGAACGAAGAGGCATTTGCTGAACCGGTCAGTCCGTTCGTTTTGTTCGGCGGTTTTTGTTTGGTCATTTCCGCGATCGCGTCGTTGGTCGCTTTCTCGATGGGGATCTTCGGCATCGGCCAGTCAAAGAAATCCGGCAGGCGATTGACCAAAGCAACCAGTGCCGAGACGCCCGGATCGGCTTCCGCGATCGGTTGGTCTCTGTTGGCCGCCGCGATCACGCTGGTCATCGGCATCGTTTCGATTGGCGGGGTTTATGCCGTGCACACCGACCGTTCACTGGCTCAGCTTTTCGGTAGGGAATCCACCGCTGAATCGCAACCGGAAGAGATGGATTCGAAATCAAACGAGACCGGCGATGGCGCGGAGGAGGAATCCAATTCCCCGACGATGAAGGCCGTCGATTGGGACGAAGTCATTGTCGCCGGGGGTGCTCAAAGCCGGATTGGTGACGCGTTGCGATCAGTCTTGGTAGACCACGATCCAACAACACTCGCAGGCGTGATCGTGATCACGGATGGTCAGAATAACGGTGGTGCGACGCTTTCGTCGGCACTGGCATTGGCACGCCGTGGTGAAGTGGCGGTTTATCCTGTTGGTTTGGGAAGCAGCCAGCCACCGACCAACATCCGTGTGGTTGATTTGGAAGTCCCACGCCGTGTTTATCCGGGAGACAAATTTGTTGTTGCTTCTGTGTTGCAGGCAACCGGAACATCGCCTTTGGAGGTGGATGTCGAATTGGTCGATGCATTGGACACAGGCGATGAAGGAGCCGCGGCCGATGCGGAAGGCAATCCGACGGACGCAGCGACTAGCTTGCCCGGCGGCGTGGTTTTGGAAACTCAACGAGTCAAGCTGGAGCCCGATGCGACGCTCACCGACATTCGGTTTGAAGTTGAACCTCAAACGGTCGGCCGGCGACGATTGGCCGTCCGTGTCGTGGCTCCCGTCGAGGATCGCAATGCCACCGACAACATGCAGACGGCTCGCTACGAAGTGGTCGCTCGAAAGCTGCGTGTGTTGGCCATCGCCGGAGGACCGACCCGCGAATATCGCTTCGTTCGAAACTTGCTGTTCCGAGACGAATCGGTGCAACTCGACGTGTGGCTGCAGACCGGTATTCAGGGAATGAGCCAAGACGCGGACGAGTTGCTGGCTCGGTTCCCAGAGACCGCGGAAGAGTTGTTTGAATACGACGCGGTGGTGATGTTCGATCCTGATTGGTCAGCGATCGATTCGGCATCGCTTGACTTGATGGATCGCTTCATGACTCAGCAAGCCGGTGGTTTGGTGTTGGTGGCTGGTCCGGTTTTCCATCCGAAGATCTCGGGAGATCGTGCCGATCCGCGATCCAGTCAGATCGCTGCGTTCTTTCCAGTGAATCTGGCGACGAGAGGACCTTTGCTGGGCGGTGGACGCCAGGGTGGGTCGGAAGCATGGCCATTGAAGTTCACGCCGGAAGCTTCTCAAGCAGAGTTCCTTTGGGTGGGTGATACTCCGGAGGACAGTTTTGAAGTCTGGCAAGAATTTGGCGGATTCTACGATTACGTTGGCGTCAAAAGTGCGAAGCCCGGTGCGAAGGTTTACGCGTATTTCTCGGACCCAACCACGGAAGTCAGCGGCAGTCTGCCGATCTTCATGGCGAGCCAGTTCTACGGTGCGGGGCGCGTCTTCTTTCAAGGCAGTGGCGAAGTGTGGCGATTGCGTGCCGGTGGCGATCGATACTTCGACAGCTATTACACCAAATTGATTCGTTGGGTCAGCGAAGGTCGACTTCTGCGAGACAGCAATCGTGGCGTGCTGTTGGTTGATTCGGACCGAGCCATGGTGGGGCAAAACATCGCGTTGCGGGCGGTTTTGGTCGATGACCAATTTCAACCGCTGACGGAGCCTTCGGTAACTGCGAAGTTGTTGGCGCCCGATGGAAAAATTAAAGACCTCAAGCTCACCCCCGCGGCGGACTCGCCTCGTGGTGGGACTTACACGGGCAACTTTGTTGTCACCAAAAGTGGCGGCTATGAAATTCAACTCGCGGTGGGCGACGCACTCGACGAACAGTTGCTTCGCCAAAGTGTGCAAGTTCGATTGCCCACCAGCGAACTCGAACGACCTCGTCGGGCCGATGATGAATTGTCGAACTTGGCTTCGACGACTCGCGGTGAATACGTTCCCGTCGACGAGTCGACTTCGATGAGCGAAGTGAAAGCCAAGTTGGCCGAAGCGATCGTTCCGCAGTCTCAGGTCACGTTGCTGGCCGGCACGCCGGATTCCGCGTTTACGCTGCGGCGGAATGCGGTGCTGATGTGGCTGATCGCATCCGTGCTGACTTTCGAATGGGTGACACGTCGTTTGCATCGCTTGGCTTAG
- a CDS encoding NAD-dependent epimerase/dehydratase family protein, producing MAGEFLFSLISNMTQSQRKILITGGAGNVGGSLACRLAQSPDNEVVVVDNLVTGDRSKLPPASAENVRFIKADVNRMDDLSPIMTATRFDAVFHYAALVGVQRTLANPVAVLEDINGIRNVLSLSKNTGVGRVFYASSSEVYGEPVEMPQHEQTTPLNSRLPYAIIKNLGESYFRSYHQEFGLQFNVFRFFNTYGPKQTTDFVVPKFIAAALAGEDIPVYGDGMQTRTFCFVDDNLDTTTRVLDDPSWACETINIGSDIEMTIKSLAETVIEMTGSSSKVVHLPPLPEGDMTRRCPDITKMKKILGRELTPLRDGLEKLIDAAKNRTSSQVTNG from the coding sequence TTGGCGGGTGAGTTTCTCTTCTCTTTGATCAGCAACATGACGCAGTCGCAACGAAAAATCTTGATCACCGGCGGTGCCGGTAACGTGGGCGGATCGCTGGCGTGCCGTTTGGCCCAGTCGCCTGACAACGAAGTCGTCGTGGTGGACAATTTGGTCACCGGCGATCGATCTAAATTGCCACCCGCGTCCGCCGAGAACGTTCGGTTCATCAAGGCCGATGTGAACCGGATGGACGATTTGTCGCCGATCATGACGGCAACGCGGTTTGATGCGGTCTTTCACTATGCGGCGTTGGTTGGAGTACAGCGTACGCTGGCCAATCCCGTTGCGGTGTTGGAAGACATCAATGGGATTCGAAACGTGTTGTCGCTTTCGAAGAACACCGGCGTCGGTCGAGTTTTCTATGCCAGCAGCAGCGAGGTGTATGGCGAACCGGTGGAAATGCCTCAGCACGAACAAACAACGCCGCTGAATTCGCGATTGCCTTATGCGATCATTAAGAACTTGGGCGAGTCTTACTTTCGGTCGTATCACCAAGAGTTTGGATTGCAGTTCAACGTTTTCCGTTTCTTCAACACATACGGGCCAAAGCAAACCACCGACTTCGTCGTTCCAAAGTTCATCGCCGCGGCGCTGGCGGGTGAGGACATCCCGGTCTATGGCGACGGAATGCAGACGCGAACGTTTTGCTTTGTTGATGACAACCTCGACACGACGACTCGAGTGTTGGATGATCCGAGTTGGGCTTGCGAAACGATCAACATCGGCAGCGACATTGAAATGACGATTAAATCGCTGGCGGAAACGGTGATCGAAATGACGGGCAGTTCGTCCAAGGTGGTGCATTTACCGCCGCTACCCGAAGGCGACATGACACGACGTTGTCCAGATATCACTAAGATGAAAAAGATTCTGGGCCGCGAACTCACGCCGCTGCGTGACGGTCTAGAAAAGCTGATCGACGCCGCGAAAAATCGTACTTCTTCTCAGGTCACAAACGGGTGA
- a CDS encoding serine/threonine-protein kinase, which produces MNMPPPSPDSEPPRQPEASREPMTESQTIGGQAAARRLSLGATMPPAEVPGVRLQRFLGSGAFGQVWVGRDINTGRGVAVKFYLHRGGVNWSLLSREVKNLVQLSADRHVVQVLEVGWDADPPYYVMELIEGGSLEDMLVKRGRLPVAEAVDLFRKILIGLNHCHGKGVLHCDIKPANILLAADNEPRLADFGQSRMSHDQTPAMGTLFYMAPEQADFQSSPDARWDVYAAGAILFRMLAGSAPHRDQALLSQLDTAGSLPGRLARYREAIALAPPASEQLSRRDIDRSLRKIMQRCLEVDPESRYSNVQQILDDLTVRDKTRSRRPLMLLGIVGPLLLLLATCFFGARSIDLATRTATRELRTEAFGSNQFAARLAAQTLETEIQRYFDLVHEEAQRETFETLLADLIQGETSKPVLDRIASSSTPVDALVREDALAARDILLEHPAQLRLDEYLSERLAQYRQPSEPGKPRQRLATMFVTDGAGTIMTIVYGKSVPRAQNSVGRNFAYRTYFTGRKDDYPSTIPMDSVSPLRHTHLSSAFQSTATKMWKVAISTPLWLEESGVIVSGRRETPDRDPDAVFVATINLGDFQLLQRSRSGNESDAANPSQVAVLVEAREGDLRGTVLQHPLMDQLREEGQTVSDKSYQVDGATMDRLLEGGDVGYRDPMALASEGNGFGGEWIAAMEPVTLPRPTKAAGAAEVADDHGEDVVSGGQLPLSSVEQTDLLVLVQYRLSEVLGPVAELRRSLLFEGAFAIVSILVMTLFLWWVVRRVTTQDERRAAKESQAPPPPQERIETMTLG; this is translated from the coding sequence GTGAACATGCCGCCACCGTCTCCCGATTCGGAACCACCTCGTCAACCCGAGGCTTCGCGGGAGCCGATGACCGAGTCGCAAACGATCGGTGGTCAGGCGGCCGCGCGTCGTTTGTCGTTGGGTGCGACGATGCCGCCCGCGGAAGTTCCCGGTGTCCGCCTGCAGCGTTTTCTGGGATCGGGCGCGTTTGGGCAGGTTTGGGTCGGTCGTGACATCAACACCGGTCGCGGCGTGGCGGTGAAGTTCTATTTGCACCGTGGTGGTGTGAACTGGTCTTTGCTTTCTCGTGAAGTGAAGAACTTGGTTCAGTTGTCAGCTGACCGACACGTGGTGCAAGTGCTCGAGGTCGGCTGGGATGCCGATCCGCCTTACTACGTGATGGAATTGATCGAAGGTGGTTCACTGGAGGACATGTTGGTCAAGCGTGGACGGTTGCCTGTCGCGGAAGCGGTCGACTTGTTCCGTAAAATCTTGATCGGCCTGAATCATTGTCACGGTAAAGGTGTCCTGCACTGCGACATCAAACCCGCCAACATACTTTTGGCTGCGGACAACGAACCTCGCTTGGCTGATTTTGGCCAAAGCCGAATGTCGCACGATCAGACGCCGGCGATGGGAACGCTGTTTTACATGGCTCCTGAGCAAGCCGATTTCCAATCGTCGCCCGATGCGCGGTGGGATGTTTACGCGGCGGGAGCGATCTTGTTTCGAATGTTGGCGGGGTCGGCACCGCATCGTGATCAGGCGTTGTTGTCGCAATTGGATACGGCGGGATCGCTGCCGGGCCGGTTGGCTCGGTATCGCGAAGCAATCGCTTTGGCGCCCCCGGCGTCCGAGCAATTGTCGCGACGTGACATTGATCGATCATTGCGAAAGATCATGCAGCGTTGCTTGGAAGTTGATCCTGAATCTCGGTACAGCAACGTTCAGCAGATCTTGGATGATTTGACCGTCCGCGACAAAACGCGTTCGCGGCGGCCATTGATGTTGTTGGGAATTGTTGGCCCGCTTTTGCTGTTGTTGGCGACCTGCTTCTTTGGTGCTCGCAGCATTGATTTAGCGACTCGGACGGCGACTCGCGAATTGCGGACCGAGGCGTTTGGAAGCAACCAATTCGCGGCCCGGTTGGCCGCCCAGACGCTCGAAACCGAGATACAACGCTACTTCGACTTGGTGCACGAAGAGGCCCAACGGGAAACGTTTGAAACGTTGCTGGCTGATTTGATTCAAGGCGAAACGTCCAAGCCTGTTTTGGACCGCATCGCGTCTTCTTCGACGCCGGTCGATGCGCTTGTTCGTGAAGACGCTCTCGCCGCCCGGGACATCTTGTTGGAACATCCGGCGCAGTTGCGGCTGGATGAGTACTTGTCGGAGCGATTGGCTCAATATCGCCAGCCTTCCGAACCGGGCAAGCCTCGTCAGCGATTGGCGACGATGTTCGTGACCGATGGTGCGGGAACGATCATGACGATCGTTTACGGGAAATCGGTTCCGAGGGCTCAAAACAGCGTGGGTCGAAACTTTGCGTACCGAACTTATTTCACCGGACGCAAAGATGATTACCCATCGACGATTCCGATGGATTCGGTGTCGCCGCTTCGCCACACCCACTTGAGTTCAGCGTTTCAAAGTACGGCGACCAAAATGTGGAAGGTCGCAATCAGCACTCCACTTTGGTTAGAAGAAAGCGGTGTGATCGTCAGTGGTCGTCGCGAGACACCCGACCGAGATCCGGACGCGGTCTTTGTCGCGACCATCAATCTCGGTGATTTTCAATTGTTGCAGCGTTCGCGTTCTGGCAATGAATCGGACGCGGCCAATCCCAGTCAAGTGGCGGTGTTGGTGGAGGCTCGCGAAGGTGATCTTCGCGGGACCGTGTTGCAGCATCCGCTCATGGATCAGTTGCGAGAAGAAGGCCAGACCGTTTCGGACAAGAGCTATCAAGTCGACGGGGCGACGATGGACCGGTTGCTCGAAGGTGGTGATGTTGGATATCGCGACCCGATGGCCCTCGCATCGGAGGGGAACGGTTTTGGTGGTGAGTGGATCGCGGCAATGGAACCGGTCACTCTGCCACGGCCAACCAAGGCCGCTGGTGCGGCGGAGGTTGCGGACGATCATGGCGAAGATGTCGTATCGGGTGGGCAGTTGCCGTTGTCTTCGGTCGAGCAAACCGATTTGCTTGTGTTGGTCCAGTATCGGCTCTCAGAAGTGCTCGGTCCGGTCGCGGAGCTTCGTCGTTCCCTGTTGTTCGAAGGTGCGTTTGCGATTGTATCTATTCTCGTCATGACATTGTTTCTTTGGTGGGTTGTGAGACGTGTGACAACCCAAGATGAGCGACGCGCGGCCAAGGAATCTCAGGCTCCGCCACCGCCGCAAGAACGCATCGAGACGATGACGTTGGGATAA